The following DNA comes from Streptomyces sp. NBC_00273.
AACGGTCGCAGCCGCCCTCACCCGCAAGGGAGCCCCCGTGGCCATGTCGTCCGACTTCTCCACCCCGCCTTGGAATGTCCAACGGCTGCCGCGTGCCGATGGCAGCGTCTTCCTGGTCACCGGCGGCAACGCCGGCATCGGGTACTTCGCCGCGGAGCAGCTGTCGGCAACCGGAGCCACCGTCGTACTCGGCAGCCGGAATCCCGCCAGGGCCGAAGCCGCCACGGACTCGATCCGTGCACGCGTCCCCGGCGCACGGGTGCGGACCGTACGGCTGGACCTCGCCGACCTTTCGTCGCTCGAAACAACGGTGGAATCAGTAGGGGTGGAACGCCTCGACGCGGTAGTGCACAACGCCGGAGTCGCGCTCGACGACCCGCCGCGCAGGGAGACCGAGGACGGCCACGAGCTCATGTTCGGCACGAACCACCTCGGGCACTTCGCCTTGACCCGGTGGCTGATGCCGCTGCTGTTGGCTGCGCCGGCGGCCCGCGTCGTGACCACGGGCAGCTTCGCGGCGAAGTCCGAGCGGCTCGACCTGGACGACCTGCAGTCCCTGAAGGCCTACCAGCCCAAGCGCTCCTACGGACGCTCCAAATTGGCGCAGATGTACTTCGGCGTCGAACTCGACCGACGGCTGCGCGCTGCCGGCAGCACGGTGACGAGCGTGGTGGTCCATCCCGGCGGCGCGCTGGACTCGCTCACCCCGTCACGGCCGCCGGTTCATGTGCGAACCACCGGCGCCCGGCTGAGGGCGGCACCTGCGGCCGTCCTCGTGCAAGGCAAGCATGCCGGCGCGTGGCCCGCGGTCCGGGCGGTGCTCGACCCGGCTGTGCGTGGAGGCCAGCTGTGGGGACCGCGCGTCTTCGGCCTGCGGGGTGAGCCGCGACGCGAACGGGTGTGGGACCACCTTGCCGACTCCTCCTTCGCGGCGCGGCTATGGGACACGAGCTGCGACCTGACCGGTGTAGACCCCACTGCCATCTCTGGATAGCCGGGCCCAGGCGAGCCGCCCCACCGAGCACGGCCGGGTACGGCCGGGTACGGCCGGGTACGGCCGGGTACGGCCGGGTACGGCCGGGTACGGCCGGGTACGGCCGGGTACGGCCACCGCAGCTCCGTCGCCGAGGACCGTCCAGAGGTATCACCACGCGTACGACGATCAGCACCGCCCTCGAAACCGATCGCCCGGACCGAAACCGCCTCTCGGCGGGGCACACGGACGCACGTCGTGACCTGCGGCGACACCAATCGTTCCGGCATGTGGCCCGATTCCTACCGGATGGCCTGAAGGGGCTATTGTCCCCCGGTCACGGACGGCAACCGGCTCGTCCGTTCAACCCAGGGGAACCAACATGACTACTCTGAACTCGCTGCGGGCAAGCCTTGCGTCAGGTGAGCACGAGTTCGCCGACACCTTG
Coding sequences within:
- a CDS encoding SDR family NAD(P)-dependent oxidoreductase, with product MSSDFSTPPWNVQRLPRADGSVFLVTGGNAGIGYFAAEQLSATGATVVLGSRNPARAEAATDSIRARVPGARVRTVRLDLADLSSLETTVESVGVERLDAVVHNAGVALDDPPRRETEDGHELMFGTNHLGHFALTRWLMPLLLAAPAARVVTTGSFAAKSERLDLDDLQSLKAYQPKRSYGRSKLAQMYFGVELDRRLRAAGSTVTSVVVHPGGALDSLTPSRPPVHVRTTGARLRAAPAAVLVQGKHAGAWPAVRAVLDPAVRGGQLWGPRVFGLRGEPRRERVWDHLADSSFAARLWDTSCDLTGVDPTAISG